From the genome of Methanomicrobia archaeon:
GTTATGATTGCGAATTCTGCGCTTGGGAATTTATGGGTGCTGCCCGACTTCTTCCAGTTCATCCCCGGGTTCCCGGGCGCTCAGGAGTGGGTTGATGCAGCGAACCACTACCTGAGTGATCGGATGCTTTACGCCTCGTCGTATCCCGTGAGGCCGTTGAAGCAGAGTCTGAAGGAGTTCAGGAGGTTTTCGTACAAGCCGGAGGTGCTGGAGCAACTGTTATGGAGGAATGCGGCGGAGCTATTTGGGATGACGATGTGAAGCAGCAAACTTTTTATACACAAAAGCTCTTTATGTTGAAATTAGAGCAGATCCTCTTTGCGGCATTTCTTTAATTATAGATGGCTATGATGGATGACGAAAAACGCTATAGAGAAGTAGAGAAAAGAGAACGATTAGTCCAGACTTTTCTTATTATAGGTGGCTTTTTGGTTGCGTTTACCAGAGTAGAGTTTCAGCGTTTTGTAACCTTGATCTTTTCGATATATTTGCTCTTCGCTGTTGTATATTATGTATTCATTTCAAGAACTAGAATGTATCTAATAACCGATTTTTTTGCTTTCTTATCATCGTACTTCTATAGTTTAATAATATTACTTTTTTTCAGTTTACAGTCTACCAAAAGTCTTAGTGACTGGTATTATTACTCCTTGTTCATTTTGTTAACCGGAATTTTTACTTTTGCTCTTCTCTCTCCTGAAAGTAGTGAAAATATTGTTAACCGATTTGAGAAAATATCCAAGGAGTTGGAAGAAAAACATCCTACTATTCTTAAGATAAGTTCAGCCATTATAGCTATTCTTGTTATAGTATGGGGTATTTATCTTTATTCGATAAGACCTACATAAGATTATTCGTCTCACTGTAGGTTCCTCATTTAATTCACCTCAAACCTTTTGTGCACCGGAGAAAACAAATGACCGAACTGAACGCAGAAAAAAAAGCGGAACTGGTGGCCATCGGAACGGTGAACGTATACGAGTCGTTACTCTCAAGAATCTCCGTCTCCTCTGCGGGCCCCGGCACCGGGCTCAAATCGATCTTCTTTAGCTCCGGTGGTCATCGTGTGCGATTGGAGATTAATAAGGACTCACCGCTCAAGATGAGCAAGGCAAACGGTGATTTTATCATCTGGAAGGACGGCAAAGAGCTGGTAAGGGGCGAGATTGAGCCGATTTTCGCACACTGCCCCGAGCAGGCGTACATCACACTGAGTGAACGGTGCGTCTACGATTGCAAATTCTGCTCAGTGCCCAAACTGCAAGGTAAAATCAAGACACTGGAAGAGGTCGTTGCCATGGTGGAGCAGGCAAAGAAGACGGGCAAGTTAAAGGCGATCGCTCTCACGTCAGGCATAGTCAAATCGCCCGAAGATGAGATTGATCGCGTGATTGACGTGGTGAACGCGCTGAAGAAGTACAACGTGCCCATCGGCGTCTCGGTCCATCCGACAAAAGACTCGTCACAGCGGCTCAAAGACGCCGGGGTCGTTGAGGTGAAATACAACGTCGAGACCATGGATCGTGCGATCTTCGAGCGTAATTGTAAAGGCCGTAAAGGGCTCTCGCTTGACTTCATCCTGGACTCGTTGCGGGATGCCGTGCGGGTATTTGGCGCGAACAGGGTCTCCACGAACTTTATCATCGGGCTCGGTGAGACGGACGAGTGTGTGCGTGCGGGTGTCGAGTATCTGGCACGGATGGGTGTCATACCGATTCTTCGTCCTATAACGATACCACCACTCCGTAAGGACGAGTTAGAAGCAACGAGACCGAGCGCGGAACGGTTACTGAAACTCGCACGGATGACACGCGAGATCCTCGATAAGTACGGACTCAACGTCGAGGAGGCGCAGACGATGTGCCTCCCGTGCACCGGCTGCGATATAACGCCATACCGGGATGTCTGAATGAATTGTTCGGTTCAGAAGTCAGCCCCGTCGCTTTTGGCTAAAAAACACAGACTCACGGATAATAAATTGGGACCTGAGTATCATCCATCCGGATCTAGCTTATAACGGCAATCCCAGCCATTCAAAAACGCCGATCATCCTCAGTGCGATATAGAACATCACCGCAGTGAAAAGATAGCGTAACTGCGTAGCCGGCAGTTTGTGTGCCGTCCGTGCGCCTAGTTGTGCTACGGGAATGCTTGTAATGGCTAAACAAGCTCCAACGAGGAGATTGACATACCCGAGGGAGAACGGCGGCAGATTCGGGACGGAAAGTCCGTTTACGAGATAGCCAAGAGCGCCGCCGAAGCTCGCGAATATGATCATTGCGAGTGACGTTCCCACTGCACGGTGCATTTTGAATTTCAACCCCATTACCAGCACCGGAACGAGGATTAACCCGCCGCCAATGCCGAGCAGCCCGCTAAAAACGCCAACAGCAAACCCCAGGCCCGCCCAGACGAGCGCCCGCTCTTCTGGATTCTCGTCAACCTCGGGAAGTCTTCCCGCTAGCATTTGTAATGTGCCAATACCGACGACGAGGCCGAATACCGGCTTCAAAAGCTCTGCACTGAGAAAACGTGTGGTAATTGTGGATCCTGTAAGAGCGCCGATTATACCGCAAACGCCCAAAATGATCCCTGCTTTCCACCACACCGCTCCCTTTCGCGTGTGCGCAAAGGCACC
Proteins encoded in this window:
- a CDS encoding radical SAM protein, whose protein sequence is MTELNAEKKAELVAIGTVNVYESLLSRISVSSAGPGTGLKSIFFSSGGHRVRLEINKDSPLKMSKANGDFIIWKDGKELVRGEIEPIFAHCPEQAYITLSERCVYDCKFCSVPKLQGKIKTLEEVVAMVEQAKKTGKLKAIALTSGIVKSPEDEIDRVIDVVNALKKYNVPIGVSVHPTKDSSQRLKDAGVVEVKYNVETMDRAIFERNCKGRKGLSLDFILDSLRDAVRVFGANRVSTNFIIGLGETDECVRAGVEYLARMGVIPILRPITIPPLRKDELEATRPSAERLLKLARMTREILDKYGLNVEEAQTMCLPCTGCDITPYRDV
- a CDS encoding sulfite exporter TauE/SafE family protein, with the translated sequence MELITALTILALTGIAVGFGQGLFGVGGSFIMVPVMFWLFTALGIAPDVAIKLAFGSSLLVVFPTAISGAFAHTRKGAVWWKAGIILGVCGIIGALTGSTITTRFLSAELLKPVFGLVVGIGTLQMLAGRLPEVDENPEERALVWAGLGFAVGVFSGLLGIGGGLILVPVLVMGLKFKMHRAVGTSLAMIIFASFGGALGYLVNGLSVPNLPPFSLGYVNLLVGACLAITSIPVAQLGARTAHKLPATQLRYLFTAVMFYIALRMIGVFEWLGLPL